Proteins encoded by one window of Oenanthe melanoleuca isolate GR-GAL-2019-014 chromosome 20, OMel1.0, whole genome shotgun sequence:
- the FITM2 gene encoding acyl-coenzyme A diphosphatase FITM2 encodes MERLERSGRWLRVALARGRVRRRLPVLLLAIAVLGSALKDSDLVPDTPLQNKRNPLNVYFVKVAWAWTLWLLLPFITLTTYELARSKFLYGRTKSALLVLRRLGSLLVGTAVWYLCTGLFLYVENLTGECSLQGKVSQPPRLYASKRECHQDSGVWNGFDISGHCFLLSYCAMMILEEVAVLEALSIDHHSKLCVVINVLLVALCFLTIIWVFMFLCTALYFHDFSQKLLGVLIGLSAWYGTYRFWYLKPLSPGLPLPNIPSSSKKYSYSR; translated from the exons ATGGAGCGGCTGGAGCGCAGCGGGCGCTGGCTGCGGGTCGCGCTGGCCCGGGGGCGGGTGCGCCGCCGCCTGCCCGTGCTGCTGCTCGCCATCGCCGTGCTCGGCTCAGCGCTCAAGGACAGCGACCTGGTGCCCGACACGCCGCTGCAGAACAAGCGCAACCCGCTGAACGT ATACTTCGTGAAGGTGGCCTGGGCTTGGactctgtggctgctgctgcccttcatCACCCTCACCACGTACGAGCTGGCCCGCAGCAAGTTCCTGTACGGCCGCACCAAGAGTGCCCTGCTGGTGCTGCGGCGCCTGGGCTCGCTGCTGGTGGGCACGGCTGTGTGGTACCTGTGCACTGGGCTGTTCCTCTACGTGGAGAACCTCACTGGggagtgctccctgcagggcaaAGTCAGCCAGCCCCCCCGGCTCTACGCCTCCAAGCGGGAGTGCCACCAGGACAGCGGCGTCTGGAACGGCTTCGACATCTCGGGGCACTGCTTCCTGCTATCCTACTGTGCCATGATGATCCTGGaggaggtggctgtgctggaggcatTGTCCATAGACCACCACTCCAAGCTGTGTGTGGTGATCAACGTTCTGCTTGTTGCCCTGTGTTTCCTTACCATCATCTGGGTGTTCATGTTCCTCTGCACTGCCCTGTATTTCCATGACTTCAGCCAAAAGCTTCTCGGTGTGCTGATAGGTCTGTCAGCTTGGTATGGGACATACAGGTTTTGGTATTTAAAGCCCCTTTCTCCTGGACTACCTCTTCCAAATATACCTTCGAGTTCAAAGAAATACAGCTATAGTAGATAA
- the GDAP1L1 gene encoding ganglioside-induced differentiation-associated protein 1-like 1 — protein MATPNNVTPTNCSWWPISALENSAGKSTEGEENHDPTDPALKSQDRLVLYHWTQSFSSQKVRLVIAEKGLPCEERDVSMPLMEHKEPWFMRLNLGEEVPVIIHRDNIISDYNQIIDYMEKNFTGENVPQLIPEPGSLLHARVLQYRELLDSLPMDAYTHGCILHPELTTDSMIPKYATTEIRRHLANATTDLMKLDHEEEPQLSEPYLSKQKKLMAKILEHDNVNYLKKILGELGMVLDQIEAELEKRKLEYQGQKCELWLCGCVFTLADVLLGATLHRLKFLGLSKKYWEDGSRPNLQSFFDRIQKRFAFRKVLGDIHTTLLSAVVPNAFRLVKRKPPSFLGASFLMGSLGGMGYFAYWYLKKKYI, from the exons ATGGCGACTCCCAATAATGTTACTCCCACCAACTGCAGCTGGTGGCCCATCTCGGCGCTGGAGAACAGCGCGGGGAAATCCACGGAGGGGGAGGAAAATCACGACCCGACAGACCCCGCTCTCAAATCGCAGGACAGATTGGTTTTGTACCACTGGACCCAGTCTTTCAGCTCTCAAAAG GTGAGGCTGGTGATCGCAGAGAAGGGGCTGCCCTGTGAGGAGCGGGACGTCAGCATGCCCCTGATGGAGCACAAGGAACCCTGGTTCATGCGGCTCAACCTGGGCGAGGAGGTGCCTGTCATCATCCACAGGGACAACATCATCAGCGACTACAACCAGATCATCGACTACATGGAGAAGAACTTCACGGGAG AGAACGTGCCGCAGCTGATCCCCGAGCCGGGCAGCCTGCTGCACGCGCGGGTGCTGCAGTACCGAGAGCTGCTGGACTCGCTGCCCATGGATGCCTACACGCACGGCTGCATCCTGCACCCCGAGCTCACCACCGACTCCATGATCCCCAAGTACGCCACCACTGAGATCCGCA GACACTTAGCTAATGCCACCACGGATCTGATGAAGCTGGACCACGAAGAGGAGCCACAGCTATCTGAGCCTTACCTCTCCAAGCAGAAGAAGCTCATG GCCAAGATCCTGGAGCATGATAATGTGAACTACTTGAAGAAGATCCTTGGAGAACTTGGGATGGTGCTAGATCAGATTGAAGctgagctggagaaaaggaaattggAATACCAAG ggCAGAAATGTGAACTTTGGCTCTGTGGATGCGTCTTTACTTTGGCCGATGTCTTGTTAGGAGCCACTCTGCACCGCCTCAAGTTTCTGGGACTCTCTAAGAAATACTGGGAAGATGGCAGCAGACCTAACCTACAGTCCTTCTTTGACAGGATACAGAAACGCTTCGCCTTCAGGAAAGTTTTGGGAGACATACACACCACGCTTCTCTCTGCAGTGGTACCCAACGCCTTCAGGCTGGTCAAGAGGAAACCTCCCTCCTTCCTTGGAGCCTCCTTCCTGATGGGATCTCTTGGGGGAATGGGATATTTTGCTTATTGgtacttaaagaaaaaatacatctaG